The following proteins come from a genomic window of bacterium:
- a CDS encoding V-type ATP synthase subunit D — protein sequence MNDRAPSPSRMSLLLLKAQEQAARGALELLRSKREALARELFAIAEQAVATRGAFSETIQRAAWALAVSLGQEGRADVESAAFAARREIPVSVSERSFWGIRVPEIRWQGIVRSADARGYSYAGVASSTQAAAREFEKALEAVLEVVAVETRFKKIGAEIGKSTRRINVLNEVILPGLRARMRAILLALEERERENVFRMKRFKGRNR from the coding sequence ATGAACGACCGGGCGCCCAGTCCCAGCCGGATGAGCCTCCTGCTCCTGAAAGCGCAGGAGCAGGCGGCCCGCGGCGCCCTCGAACTCCTTCGCAGCAAGAGGGAGGCCCTGGCCCGGGAGCTTTTCGCCATCGCGGAACAGGCGGTCGCCACGCGGGGGGCGTTCTCCGAAACGATCCAAAGGGCGGCGTGGGCCCTCGCCGTCTCCCTCGGGCAGGAAGGGCGCGCCGACGTGGAATCGGCCGCGTTCGCGGCGCGGCGCGAGATCCCCGTCTCGGTTTCCGAGCGCAGCTTCTGGGGCATCCGGGTCCCGGAGATCCGGTGGCAGGGGATCGTGCGTTCCGCCGACGCCCGGGGATACTCGTACGCCGGCGTCGCGAGCTCGACCCAGGCGGCGGCCCGCGAATTCGAGAAGGCGCTGGAAGCGGTGCTCGAAGTGGTCGCGGTCGAAACGCGGTTCAAGAAGATCGGCGCGGAGATCGGGAAATCGACGCGGCGGATCAACGTCCTGAACGAGGTGATCCTCCCGGGGCTGCGCGCCAGGATGCGCGCCATCCTGCTCGCCCTCGAGGAGCGCGAGAGGGAGAACGTCTTCCGGATGAAGCGGTTCAAGGGGAGGAACCGATGA
- a CDS encoding V-type ATP synthase subunit B, whose translation MDLITREYRTIHSVSGPLIFVEGVRRVTMGEMVEVLLPDGSSRRGQVIEFSDRYTLVQILEQSTGIDVLSTRIRFSGSPARTPLSLDILGRRFDGAGNPIDGLPPVMPETWRDIGGTPINPVAREKPSRPIVTGISAIDGLNTLVRGQKLPIFSAAGLPAREIAAQILRQAGTGEGEGGASSRGEKFAVVFAAMGITFRQASYFLHEFEHSGAAGRTVVFQNLADDAVIERLLTPRLALTAAEYLAFDHGFDVLVILTDMTNYCDALREIATAREEIPGRRSYPGYMYTDLASIYERAGCIRGKRGSVTQLPILTMPDDDITHPVPDLTGYITEGQIVLSRDLHRNGVYPPIDVLPSLSRLMNLGIGPGKTREDHRGVADQLYAFYAQGRELRRLEAIVGEEGLAEADRRFRRFADAFEREFIGQGKRGRTIEETLEEGWKLLRLLPKDQLTRVRANHVGLRYGAAAAEAGKTGK comes from the coding sequence ATAGACCTCATAACGCGCGAATACAGGACGATCCATTCCGTCTCGGGTCCCCTCATCTTCGTCGAAGGGGTGCGCCGGGTCACGATGGGGGAGATGGTCGAGGTCCTCCTTCCGGACGGGTCCTCCCGCCGGGGGCAGGTGATCGAATTCTCGGACCGGTACACGCTGGTCCAGATCCTGGAGCAGTCGACCGGGATCGACGTCCTCTCCACGCGCATCCGCTTCTCCGGCTCCCCGGCGCGGACGCCCCTCTCCCTGGACATCCTGGGCCGACGCTTCGACGGGGCGGGGAACCCGATCGACGGGCTTCCGCCCGTGATGCCCGAGACGTGGAGGGACATCGGAGGCACGCCGATCAACCCGGTGGCCCGGGAAAAACCGTCCCGCCCGATCGTGACGGGGATCTCCGCCATCGACGGGCTGAACACCCTGGTCCGGGGCCAGAAGCTCCCCATCTTCTCGGCGGCGGGACTGCCGGCCCGGGAGATCGCGGCCCAGATCCTGCGGCAGGCGGGAACCGGCGAGGGGGAAGGCGGGGCATCCTCCCGCGGGGAGAAGTTCGCCGTCGTCTTCGCCGCGATGGGGATCACCTTCCGGCAGGCGTCGTACTTCCTCCACGAGTTCGAGCACAGCGGCGCCGCGGGGCGCACCGTCGTCTTCCAGAACCTCGCCGACGACGCCGTGATCGAGCGCCTGCTCACGCCCCGGCTCGCGTTGACGGCGGCCGAGTACCTGGCCTTCGACCACGGGTTCGACGTCCTCGTCATCCTCACGGACATGACCAATTACTGCGACGCCCTGCGGGAGATCGCCACGGCCCGGGAGGAGATCCCCGGCCGCAGGAGCTACCCCGGCTACATGTACACCGACCTCGCTTCGATCTACGAACGCGCCGGGTGCATCCGGGGAAAGCGGGGTTCCGTGACGCAGCTTCCCATCCTGACGATGCCCGACGACGACATCACGCACCCGGTCCCCGACCTGACGGGATACATCACGGAAGGACAGATCGTCCTCTCCCGGGACCTTCACCGGAACGGGGTCTACCCCCCGATCGACGTTCTCCCGAGCCTTTCGCGATTGATGAACCTCGGGATCGGGCCGGGGAAGACGCGGGAGGACCACCGGGGGGTCGCGGACCAGTTGTACGCCTTCTACGCCCAGGGGAGGGAACTCCGCCGGCTCGAGGCCATCGTGGGAGAGGAGGGACTGGCGGAGGCCGACCGGCGCTTCCGCCGGTTCGCCGACGCCTTCGAGCGGGAGTTCATCGGGCAGGGAAAACGGGGGAGGACCATCGAGGAGACGCTCGAGGAGGGGTGGAAGCTGCTGAGGCTGCTGCCGAAGGACCAGCTCACCCGGGTCCGGGCGAATCACGTGGGATTGCGGTACGGGGCGGCCGCGGCGGAAGCGGGGAAGACCGGGAAATGA